The genomic DNA ATGAGCCGAATCTGCAGCAGCTTGCTGTGATGAGTTCAACGTAGTTAAACAGGGTGCACCTAGCACCTAGTTCCTAGAACCTTATCGACTACCTTTTTGCAAATGCTAAAAAAGCCTGTAACACGCCTTCAGGGTCTTCTACCTGAGGATAATGCCCTATACCATCGTCAAGCATCACCACGTCAGGATTATTCACCACTTCTTTATAACGTGCCACCATGTGCTTGCCCGATACTGGATCGGCGGGTCCGTTGATAAGCCTGATAGGTACTATAGAGTTTTTGAGCCCACCCACCCAGCGTTCGCGGTATACCTTGCGTTCGTTCATATAGCGAATCAGTTTGTGCCCTATTTTATGGCCATTGTTCAAAGAAATGAGTTGCCAGAAATCATCCAGTTCCTGGCTGGTAGGTTGCGTATGGGTACCAAATACCTCCGAAAACTTTTGACTAAAACGTTTTTTATTCATCAGCTTTGTTACCCATACCCCCAGCGGGCTAATGAGCATTTTTTGAATGGTACGGGGTTGGTGAGTTTCGGGAAATAACCCGCCATTGAGCAAACAAAGCGATTGAATTTCTACACCTGTCTGAAGAGTGCCTTGTTTGGCTCGGTCTAAAAAA from Microscilla marina ATCC 23134 includes the following:
- a CDS encoding alpha/beta fold hydrolase, with translation MQLVDWKAKGTYFTYKNQSIFYVQAGQNALQPDKAHVLLIHGFPTSSWDWHKVWQPLTEKFVVTALDMIGFGYSAKPYKYHYNIHDQASLHEALLTELGIKKCHILAHDYGDTVAQEMLAAFLDRAKQGTLQTGVEIQSLCLLNGGLFPETHQPRTIQKMLISPLGVWVTKLMNKKRFSQKFSEVFGTHTQPTSQELDDFWQLISLNNGHKIGHKLIRYMNERKVYRERWVGGLKNSIVPIRLINGPADPVSGKHMVARYKEVVNNPDVVMLDDGIGHYPQVEDPEGVLQAFLAFAKR